GCTCGGTGCCCACGAAACTGCCCAGGAGCGGGCCATCCAGGCCCACAGCGCCAACGTGTACAAGGCTGTGACCGCCGCCATGGCCAGTAACTTCCGCTTGCAATCCAGTGATATTGTTCAGGCGCATGGCGACTGCACGGGAATTGCTTCCAGTGTGAACGGCACCGCCTACGGCTGGAAAGCTGCTCCCGCGGGGGTTGATACCTGCACTGTGGCCGCCAACGGCGCAGCGGACTTTACGGTGACCGTAGCAGATAGCGCTCTCGGCTACGCCAGCGTCAACGGTCAGCCCGACAACAACTGATCAAAAGCACTCACCAATACCGCTCCTCCGGGGGCGGTTTTCCGGTTTATAAGGCTGCTCTCCGCGTCACCGCCCTGTCAGCCCTGCGCCGCTACACTGTCCCCCATGCAGCACGCCCCCTTTACCGCCCTGGCCGCCGTGTACGACACCATGATGGACGATGTGGAGTACGACCACTGGGCCGACTTTATCCTGACCTATGCCCGCGACCAGGGCCTGAGCGGGGAGCGGGCACTGGACCTCGCCTGCGGCACCGGCGGCCTGACCCGCGAACTGCTACATGCGGGCTGGGAGGTGACCGGCCTGGACGGCTCGGCCGAGATGCTGGAGATGGCCCGCGCCCGGCTGCCCCAGGGCACGCCGCTGGTGCAGGGCGACCTGCGGACCTTTGCACTGAAAGAACGTTTCGACCTGATCACCTGCGTGTTTGACAGCCTGAACAACCTGCTGAGCGCAGAAGAACTGGGGCAGGCCTTCGCGCGGGCAGCGGCCCACCTGCGCCCCGGCGGGCTGCTGGCCTGCGACCTGAACACCCGCCTGGGCGTGCGTGAGCTGTGGGACGGCGACGTGATGGAAGGCGTGGCCCCTGCAGCCGACGGCTCCGAGGTGCATTACCACTGGTCACACACCTACGACGCCGATGCCGAGCTAGGCGTGGTGCAGGCACTCTGCCGGGTGGTGCGCGACGGCGGCGAGGTGGAAGAATTCATCGAGATTCACCGCGAACGTGGCTACGACGCGGGCGAGGTGGAACCGCTGCTGCGGGCGGCGGGCTTTGCGCGGTGGGAAATTGTGGAGTATCCCGATTACGCCGCGCCCAATGAGGACACGCCCCGCATCTGGGTCTTTGCCTGGAAGGACGAGGCATGACCCCCCACCGAACCAAAGTGGCCGTGCTCGGCGCGGGAGGCTGGGGCACAGCGCTGGCACTGGCCCTAGGCCGTGCAGGACAAAGTGATGTGACCCTGTGGGCCAGGCGTGAGGATGCAGCAGGCACGCTACGCGAGCAGCGCGAAAACGTTCCTTACCTGCCCGGCGTCACGTTGCCACCAGAATTGCAAATTACGGCTGACCTAGACGCTGCGCTTGAAGGCGCAGCCTTGGCCTTGGTGGTCACTCCCAGCGTGGGCGTGCCGGACCTGCTTTCCAGGTTGCCCCAAGACCTGCCACTGGTGCTGTGTGCCAAGGGTTTGGGCCCCGGCGGCGAGCGGCTGGGCGAACTGGCGGCGACACAGGGCTTCGGGCAGCTGGCGGTCCTGAGTGGCCCCAACCACGCCGAGGAAATCGGACGGGGACTGCCAGCGGCCACCGTCATCGCCAGTCAGGATGAGGCGCTGGCCCGCCAGGCCCAGTCCCTGCTGCAGTCTTCCAGCCTGAGGCCCTATACCAGCGACGATCCCGTGGGCGTGGAGCTGGGCGGAGTTCTGAAAAATGTGTTGGCTGTAGCTGCCGGAATGGGAGATGGTCTGGGCCTGGGCGACAATGCCAAAGCCTCACTGCTGACACGGGGACTGCCGGAAATGGGCCGCTACCTGGCCTGGTCAGGAGCGCAGCCGGACACCCTGTATGGCCTGAGCGGCCTGGGCGACCTGATGGCCACGGCCAACAGTCGGCACTCGCGCAACCGGGCGGCGGGCGAAGCGTTGGCGCAGGGGGGGCACCCGGAGCAGGGCGGCAAGGTCGTGGAGGGTCTACGGACGGCCCGCCTGCTGCACGACTGGGCCAACGCGCACGGTCATGACTTGCCGATCATCCATGCCGTGTCACGGGTAGCGGCGGGCGAGTGGACACCGCAGCAGGCCGTCGGGGCACTGATGGAGCGAGAGGCGCGGCCAGAGTAACGGGCCTCTAACCGAAGGTATCTGAGGGCAAAACACAAGCTTAGTTATCAGCCCCTCAGCCCCAGTGCCGCTTGCAATTCCTCATGGCTCGCCACAATCCGCGCAGCCCCGGCCTGAAGCAGTTCACCAGCCAATGAGGGGTCGTGGTGGGTCACGGTAATGCCCCACACCGCGCACCCCGCCGCTACCGCCGCCCGAACGCCCACCAGGCTGTCTTCTATCACCAGGCACTGCTGCGGCTGCAGCCCCAAAGCCTCGGCGGCATGGCGGTAGAGGTCCGGCTCCGGTTTGGCGCGGCCATCCACGTGCGAAGGGTTGTAGGCGTGATCCGCAAACACTTCGCTCAGGCCCACGCGCCCCAGCTTGAAGACCATTTCCTCCTGACCACTGTTGGTTGCCAGAGCCAGTGGGACACCTGCCTGTGTCAATCGCTGCAACGTCTCGGCAGCGCCTGGAACCACCGCCTCGGCGCCGAAAGCTTCTACAAAACGGCGGTTCAAGTCGGTGCCGAAGCCCTCATGTGGAGTCCAGCCATGCTCGTTACGCAGCCAGGCCAGCAGCATGGCATTGGTCAGGCCATTGCCCGCGTCCATCAGCGCCTGACGCCCGATCCGCTCGCCCGCCTCGCCCATCGCGCCCACCCAGGCGTCATAAGCAATCCCCTCAGAGTCGATCAGCACGCCGTCAAAGTCGAAGATGACCCCGGCAAATTCCTGAAGACCTGTCACAGCACGTCGCTTTCAGGACCGTTTTCCCAGCCCGCCAGGATGTGGATGTGGGTGTGGTACACCATCATGCCTGCGTCCTGACCCACATTCACCACCAGGCGGTAATCCTGCGCGTGCTGACGGGCCACTTCGCTGGCCTTGAGCCACAGCCGGCCCATCTCGTCAGGGTCCGCAATGGTGTCCAGGCGCGGCGACCACTTCTTGGGAATCACCAACAGGTGAAGGGGTGCCTTGGGGGCAATGTCCCGAATGGCAATGTAATCATCGTCCTCGTAGACGATCTCGCTAGGAATCTCGCGGGCAATGATGCGCTCGAAGATGCTCGGTTCGCGCTGATCGGTAGCAGGATTGGTCATGTTGTCCAGTCTAGAGGTGGGCCGCGCAGCAGCAGACAGCCCTAAAGCGGGGATGAATACACCAAACCTGGGCGCGGATGACCTGGGCGCGGATGGTCAGCCCCGAACCTCTGCCTGGCCTTGAACGGGCACTACAGAGCTTTGAGTGCAATCTCACCTGTGAAACCTTGCTGAATGCCGCTCTGGCCAATAGGACAATGTGGTCAGGCAGACTGAGGTATGAGACTCCCGAAACGACTGCTGCTGCTGGGCTTAGGTGCGGCCATCGCCGCCCGCCACCAGTTCATCCCGCGCTATGACCTGACCGGCAAAAGCGTGCTGATCACTGGCGGCTCACGCGGCTTGGGGCTGGCCCTGGCCCGCGAATTTGCGGCGAGGGGCGCACGGCTGACCCTGCTGGCCCGCTCCGGAGATGATCTGGAACGTGCTGCGGCGGGCCTGCGCGAACAGGGCGCTGCCGTGACCACCTTCGCCGGAGACGTGACTCAGCAGGATGATCTGGAGGGAGCCATTCAACAGGCCCTGCGCGAGTATGGGGCGCTGGATGTGGTCGTGAACAACGCTGGTATCATCCAGACAGGCCCCGTGCAGGACATGACCGAAGACGACTGGCGCGAGATCATGGAAGTGAATGCCTTTGCGCCACTGCGGCTGATCCGTGCGGCCTACCCACAGCTGAAAACCGCTGGGGGCCGGGTACTGATCGTGTCGTCGGTGGGCGGCAAAGTGGCCGTGCCACACCTGGGACCTTATTCCATGAGCAAGTTCGCCTCGGCAGGGTTGGGGGCTGCTCTGAATGCCGAACTGGCCCGCGACGGCATCAGCGTGACCACCGTACTGCCCGCACTGATGCAGACGGGCAGCCCCAAGAACGCCGTAATCAAGGGCGACTTTGAGAAGGAGTACGCCTGGTTTGCCACGCTGGACAACACGCCACTGGTATCCATGCCCGCCGACACCGCCGCCCGCCAGATGGTAGACGCCCTGGTACGCGGTGACGCCGAAACCATGATCGGCTTGCCGGCGCTGGCCCTGAAATACGCCCAGGCACTGGCCCCCCAGCTGACTGCCGACCTGATGGGGCTGACCAACCGCTTGCTGCCTGGTCCCACCGGAAAGGATGAGCGCCGACTGGGGGCCGAAGCCGAAACCGAGCTGACACGCAACAACCCCATCAAGCGGGCAGCGGAAGAACGGTTCAATCAGGACGGCTGACGGTTCCGCCACCGCTGACGGAATGCGGGAAGCCACGCCAAATTGCCCACGCTCTTTATAAGGCGCAGGCATGAGGCCGCCCGTGCATTTGATTCACTCTGCTTGGCTGCTTTACAAGCCTGTTGGCGAGGCGGGCACAACTGCAGAGCCGAGTGAATCCAGCCATTCCCAGGCCGCTTCCGGCCCCAGCAGCCGCGCCCCACGCTCCGGGGGGAACCAGGCCAGTAGGGCCTGACAGGTGCGGTCATCCTCGCCAAAAATCACCTTGTGGTCACCGTCTGCCAGCCAAAGCAGACCGGTAGGTGGGGCCATAACCTGCCTCCCAACTTCCAGCGGGTCGCCCAACCACACGGCGTCCACCTCAGCAGCGTCGGCGGGGTTGTGCAGGGCAGGAATGCAGCCGTAGTTGACTGGAGCAGGGAGCGGTTCGGTGCGGTAAGGCACGACTCTGCCATCACGCCAGATCAGGCGCTCGGCCTGGCCACGGGACCATTCCACCACCCCGCTCAAGGTCCTGCCAGCCGCGGCCTGACTCACGGTTTGACCTCATACAGTTCGGCCTGCCGCATCACTGTGCCACCCAGGCTCAACACGGCGCGGTAGGCCCCCGGCTGCGGGGCATTCAGCCGGAATACGGCCTGCCGCTCCTGAGCGTCCAGATACACCGAGTCCTGCCCGATCTGGCGGGGACCGTCAAACCAGGTCACGCCCAGATAGCCCGCTGTAAAGTCGCCGTCCACACGGGCGGTGAGGACCAAGTCTTCGCCGCTACGGACGATGGCCGTGCCAAACACGCGGGGTGGCAACCGCACTTCGGACACCGGCGGGATCAACGGCACATAGTTGTAGCGGCAGCCACCCAAGAGGGGTGCCAGCAGCAGCAGGGCCAGGGTCATGGAACGCATGGGCCGAGTGTAGAGCGTCAGGCTGAGCCGTTGATGGCTTAATGTGCCGTCAGACTCCTGTCGCCACAATTGCG
The sequence above is a segment of the Deinococcus radiophilus genome. Coding sequences within it:
- a CDS encoding HAD family hydrolase; translation: MTGLQEFAGVIFDFDGVLIDSEGIAYDAWVGAMGEAGERIGRQALMDAGNGLTNAMLLAWLRNEHGWTPHEGFGTDLNRRFVEAFGAEAVVPGAAETLQRLTQAGVPLALATNSGQEEMVFKLGRVGLSEVFADHAYNPSHVDGRAKPEPDLYRHAAEALGLQPQQCLVIEDSLVGVRAAVAAGCAVWGITVTHHDPSLAGELLQAGAARIVASHEELQAALGLRG
- a CDS encoding inorganic pyrophosphatase yields the protein MEWSRGQAERLIWRDGRVVPYRTEPLPAPVNYGCIPALHNPADAAEVDAVWLGDPLEVGRQVMAPPTGLLWLADGDHKVIFGEDDRTCQALLAWFPPERGARLLGPEAAWEWLDSLGSAVVPASPTGL
- a CDS encoding class I SAM-dependent DNA methyltransferase; amino-acid sequence: MQHAPFTALAAVYDTMMDDVEYDHWADFILTYARDQGLSGERALDLACGTGGLTRELLHAGWEVTGLDGSAEMLEMARARLPQGTPLVQGDLRTFALKERFDLITCVFDSLNNLLSAEELGQAFARAAAHLRPGGLLACDLNTRLGVRELWDGDVMEGVAPAADGSEVHYHWSHTYDADAELGVVQALCRVVRDGGEVEEFIEIHRERGYDAGEVEPLLRAAGFARWEIVEYPDYAAPNEDTPRIWVFAWKDEA
- a CDS encoding NAD(P)H-dependent glycerol-3-phosphate dehydrogenase, encoding MTPHRTKVAVLGAGGWGTALALALGRAGQSDVTLWARREDAAGTLREQRENVPYLPGVTLPPELQITADLDAALEGAALALVVTPSVGVPDLLSRLPQDLPLVLCAKGLGPGGERLGELAATQGFGQLAVLSGPNHAEEIGRGLPAATVIASQDEALARQAQSLLQSSSLRPYTSDDPVGVELGGVLKNVLAVAAGMGDGLGLGDNAKASLLTRGLPEMGRYLAWSGAQPDTLYGLSGLGDLMATANSRHSRNRAAGEALAQGGHPEQGGKVVEGLRTARLLHDWANAHGHDLPIIHAVSRVAAGEWTPQQAVGALMEREARPE
- a CDS encoding histidine triad nucleotide-binding protein gives rise to the protein MTNPATDQREPSIFERIIAREIPSEIVYEDDDYIAIRDIAPKAPLHLLVIPKKWSPRLDTIADPDEMGRLWLKASEVARQHAQDYRLVVNVGQDAGMMVYHTHIHILAGWENGPESDVL
- a CDS encoding type II secretion system protein, with translation MQNNGFTVVELLIVVAIIGILATALILQLLGAHETAQERAIQAHSANVYKAVTAAMASNFRLQSSDIVQAHGDCTGIASSVNGTAYGWKAAPAGVDTCTVAANGAADFTVTVADSALGYASVNGQPDNN
- a CDS encoding SDR family NAD(P)-dependent oxidoreductase, encoding MRLPKRLLLLGLGAAIAARHQFIPRYDLTGKSVLITGGSRGLGLALAREFAARGARLTLLARSGDDLERAAAGLREQGAAVTTFAGDVTQQDDLEGAIQQALREYGALDVVVNNAGIIQTGPVQDMTEDDWREIMEVNAFAPLRLIRAAYPQLKTAGGRVLIVSSVGGKVAVPHLGPYSMSKFASAGLGAALNAELARDGISVTTVLPALMQTGSPKNAVIKGDFEKEYAWFATLDNTPLVSMPADTAARQMVDALVRGDAETMIGLPALALKYAQALAPQLTADLMGLTNRLLPGPTGKDERRLGAEAETELTRNNPIKRAAEERFNQDG